A genomic stretch from Arachis stenosperma cultivar V10309 chromosome 3, arast.V10309.gnm1.PFL2, whole genome shotgun sequence includes:
- the LOC130967203 gene encoding protein PAL OF QUIRKY-like yields MDRDYDMRQHSLLKVPGAKLRLMCSYGGNIMPRPRPHNNHDSLYYVGGDTRMVAVERNTSLKDLCAGLSNTLLHGRPFTLKYQLPEEQLDNLITVATDDDLQNMIQEYDRLASFSPPLRLRVFLFVSKLDTAVSMGALLDDAKSETWFVDALNNSGMMNNISRVVSDSAAVDECLLSLADEVPVPHKTEQEVNKQHLGDGSSKVMDEHFAQLTLGLPSPDSVASDSSIASAASCSISKGQGFYYQEQQVDPNQNQQQQFVYIQPHTHNTGHGHGHGQVTMPSYHNTVYVVPVDISQVATNYPTMLTTATNVPDMPSTHPAFLQTPSNQYQQQRYVPLPHHPIAVATTNYGGGSKQDQQLVYYTQTQTQQQQSSAPQTLQYQSMIPAAKDFPL; encoded by the exons ATGGATCGGGATTATGATATGAGGCAGCATTCCCTCCTGAAAGTTCCCGGGGCCAAGCTCCGCCTGATGTGCAGCTATGGAGGCAATATCATGCCACGTCCCCGTCCCCACAACAACCACGACTCTCTCTACTACGTGGGCGGCGACACCCGCATGGTGGCTGTGGAGCGTAACACCTCCCTGAAGGACCTCTGTGCTGGCCTCTCCAACACCCTTCTCCATGGACGTCCCTTCACCCTCAAGTACCAGCTCCCCGAGGAGCAACTTGACAACCTCATCACCGTGGCCACCGATGACGACCTCCAGAACATGATCCAAGAGTATGACCGCTTGGCTTCTTTCTCTCCTCCTCTGCGTCTCAGGGTCTTCCTCTTTGTCTCGAAACTAGACACGGCGGTTTCCATGGGTGCACTCCTGGACGATGCCAAGTCCGAGACGTGGTTCGTGGACGCTCTCAACAACTCGGGGATGATGAATAATATATCTCGTGTTGTTTCTGATTCTGCTGCTGTTGATGAATGCCTCCTCAGCCTTGCTGATGAAGTCCCAGTCCCACATAAAACGGAGCAGGAAGTTAATAAGCAGCATTTGGGTGATGGCAGCAGCAAGGTGATGGACGAGCATTTTGCACAACTCACGCTTGGTTTGCCTTCTCCTGATTCTGTTGCAAG TGATAGCAGCATTGCATCTGCAGCAAGTTGTTCAATCTCAAAGGGGCAGGGGTTTTATTATCAAGAACAACAAGTGGATCCAAATCAGAATCAGCAGCAGCAATTTGTGTACATCCAACCCCACACTCACAACACTGGACATGGACATGGACATGGACAAGTGACAATGCCATCCTACCACAACACAGTGTATGTAGTGCCAGTTGACATTTCACAAGTGGCAACTAATTACCCAACTATGCTAACTACCGCAACAAATGTACCTGACATGCCTTCAACTCATCCTGCATTTCTTCAAACACCTTCCAATCAATATCAGCAACAACGCTATGTGCCTTTGCCTCATCATCCAATTGCAGTTGCCACAACCAATTATGGGGGTGGATCTAAGCAAGACCAGCAACTAGTATATTACACACAAACGCAAACCCAGCAGCAGCAATCCAGTGCTCCACAAACCCTTCAGTACCAATCCATGATCCCAGCAGCCAAAGATTTCCCTCTGTGA
- the LOC130967204 gene encoding uroporphyrinogen decarboxylase 1, chloroplastic-like — protein MMRQAGRYMAVYRKLAEKYPSFRERSKTTDLIVEISLQPWNAFRPDGVIIFSDIRTPLPAFGVEFDIEDVRGPVIQSPIRFKEGLKALHPIDLEKLSFIGDSLKILRKEVGGDASVLGFMGAPWTIATYIVEGGTTRTYTTIKSMCHTSPHLLRTLLSHLAQAIANYVVFHVESGAHCIQIFDSLGGQLPPDMWERWSNPYIKEIVDLVKKRCPETPIVLYINGNGGLLERMKDTGVDVIGLDWTVDMTDRRSDLRFFLVLYVEQLPLKPREFTQAELPHQLC, from the exons ATGATGCGCCAGGCGGGAAGGTACATGGCTGTTTAcagaaagcttgctgagaaaTATCCATCTTTTCGAGAGAGGTCGAAGACAACTGATCTCATAGTGGAAATTTCTTTGCAGCCTTGGAATGCCTTTAGGCCTGATGGAGTGATCATTTTCTCTGACATCCGTACGCCTCTTCCTGCATTTGGGGTCGAATTCGACATTGAAGACGTAAGGGGTCCTGTTATTCAGTCCCCAATACGTTTTAAGGAGGGACTAAAGGCTCTGCATCCAATTGACCTGGAAAAGCTCAGTTTTATTGGAGATTCACTCAAGATACTGCGCAAGGAG GTTGGTGGTGATGCTTCCGTTTTAGGTTTCATGGGAGCACCTTGGACAATAGCAACATATATAGTGGAAGGGGGTACAACACGCACCTATACAACCATTAAGAGTATGTGCCATACATCACCACATTTATTGCGAACTCTGCTCTCTCATTTGGCGCAAGCAATAGCAAATTATGTTGTTTTCCATGTGGAGTCTGGGGCTCACTGCATACAAATATTTGATTCATTGGGTGGACAACTACCACCTGATATGTGGGAACGCTGGTCAAATCCTTATATCAAAGAG ATTGTAGATTTGGTCAAGAAAAGATGCCCTGAGACACCGATTGTTCTTTATATAAATGGAAATGGTGGCCTTCTTGAGCGTATGAAAGATACTGGAGTTGATGTTATTGGGTTGGACTGGACTGTGGATATGACAGATCGAAGATCAGATTTAAGATTTTTTCTAGTTCTTTATGTGGAGCAGTTGCCATTGAAGCCAAGAGAGTTCACTCAAGCTGAGTTACCACACCAACTTTgttga
- the LOC130970225 gene encoding replication protein A 70 kDa DNA-binding subunit B-like has product MGENYDYISDINARKLCWNFKVYVIRIWEHPSKFNEKEVGSIEMILQDSKGGRGHASIPKSIVKKWSGVFQVFQMYIMTNFIVVDNKTIKKPTPYRWILTFSHRTEVNHVMNPTFPLDAFVFKTIPELLTAEKIENSELFDMIGEVVGKHDPRELVTSKGKETKRLVVVLQDLEKNRINCTLFGEMVDEILPHLEVGRLEPLIVVIQYFKAIRWNGQTSVQSHFEISKLHINAELKDVVGFRDRLLKGAPSNASRISQMSSQSGWSGVEEITNGSALVKTIEEALSSKEEGPIWVAGTIVAINCSNNDWYYKACRRCPKKVETPVGNRYECDKCGHTHGIASIRYKVEVMVFDGTGSISLLLWDRETSQLCGKQAEKVLEEDGGREDEYPPTLDNMMDRRLLFKINVKAANISGYDQVFTVMKICDDEEVVDKNLPKNFDGNSSMNMTENGCSNSLDMFGNITDLNTDTDPDAQYTMDVREDSITSLKCKTPAKRVTNGFRSGSSSAIQNEDEGQLSTNKFSRKNAKKQKSIMIDGEN; this is encoded by the exons ATGGGTGAAAATTACGACTATATTTCTGATATTAATGCGAGAAAACTTTGTTGGAACTTTAAAGTATATGTAATCAGAATTTGGGAACATCCGAGTAAGTTCAACGAGAAGGAGGTTGGAAGCATTGAAATGATCCTACAAGATAGTAAG GGTGGAAGGGGCCATGCTTCAATACCCAAGTCTATAGTTAAGAAATGGAGTGGTGTATTTCAGGTGTTTCAGATGTATATTATGACGAACTTTATAGTGGTGGAcaacaaaaccataaaaaaaccCACTCCATATCGCTGGATACTGACTTTTTCACACAGGACGGAGGTCAATCACGTTATGAATCCTACTTTTCCTCTTGACGCATTTGTGTTCAAGACTATACCGGAATTGCTTACGGCCGAGAAGATCGAAAACTCAGAGCTATTTG ACATGATTGGTGAGGTAGTTGGAAAGCATGATCCCAGAGAGTTGGTCACCAGCAAAGGGAAGGAGACCAAACGGTTGGTTGTGGTGTTGCAAGATCTGGA aaaaaatagGATTAACTGCACTTTATTTGGTGAAATGGTCGATGAGATACTACCACATCTGGAAGTTGGAAGGCTGGAGCCACTTATTGTAGTTATACAATATTTTAAGGCAATTAGGTGGAATG GACAAACTTCGGTCCAGAGTCATTTTGAGATCTCCAAACTCCACATCAATGCAGAGTTGAAGGATGTTGTTGGATTTAGGGACAG GTTGCTAAAGGGGGCACCATCCAATGCTTCAAGAATAAGTCAAATGTCATCCCAGAGTGGCTGGTCTGGTGTGGAAGAGATTACTAATGGGTCTGCATTAGTTAAAACCATTGAAGAGGCCCTGAGTTCCAAAGAG GAGGGTCCTATTTGGGTTGCTGGAACTATTGTGGCCATAAATTGCAGCAATAATGATTGGTATTACAAGGCCTGCAGAAGATGTCCTAAGAAAGTTGAAACACCAGTTGGTAATAGATACGAATGTGACAAATGCGGCCACACGCATGGAATTGCATCTATAAG ATACAAGGTGGAGGTCATGGTCTTTGATGGAACAGGCAGCATTTCCCTCTTGCTATGGGATAGAGAAACAAGCCAATTATGTGGGAAACAAGCTGAAAAAGTTTTGGAGGAAGAT GGTGGGCGTGAGGATGAATACCCCCCTACCCTAGACAACATGATGGATAGGAGACTTTTATTTAAGATAAATGTGAAAGCTGCTAATATCAGTGGCTATGATCAAGTGTTCACTGTGATGAAGATATGTGACGATGAAGAAGTTGTTGACAAAAACCTACCCAAGAATTTCGATGGAAATTCATCAATGAATATGACG GAGAATGGGTGCAGTAACTCACTTGATATGTTTGGAAACATTACTGATCTTAATACTGACACTGACCCTGATGCTCAGTATACTATG GATGTTAGAGAAGATTCCATAACCAGTCTCAAGTGTAAAACCCCTGCTAAAAGAGTTACAAATGGCTTCAGATCTGGCTCTAGCAGTGCAATCCAAAATGAAGATGAGGGACAACTCTCAACAAACAAGTTTAGCCGAAAGAATGCCAAGAAGCAAAAATCTATAATGATAGATGGAGAAAATTGA